CCGCGTCCGTTTCGTGTGCCACTGCCACTCGCGCATTCATTCTTCGTGCCATCAAGCATCCTCTGGCTGTGCGCCTGActtctgtgccgctgctgcgttgctCTCTACACCCGCTATTTGCCGCTTCTCCACCACCTCTCACCCTCAGCAAGCCCACCGTTTTTCATTCAGTAGTCTTCACAGGGATTGTGCTGCTCGATTTCACCGTCACGAACAATGTCCGAGATGAACCTCATTGTGAACATTACGTGCAACCCGCCCGTCATCTCCATCTTTGGGCCCATCAAGGAGAGCACGATTGATCGCCTTAACGAGACGATTCCGAATTCCTGTTCTACCACCAACACCGGCAAGACGCCGTTTGCACTGGTGCGCAAGGATGACCCTCCGCACTGGTTCGGCGAGTTGCGCACTCAGTTTGCCACTGAGGATATCGGCACATCGATGCTATTCATCTCGGTTCTGGAcgcgctcgaggaggagggtgtcTGGAAGTTGCGGGGCAGCACCTCCTTGAGCCACGACTGCAACAAGACCACCTACAAGTTCTTCTTTGTCCGCGGCGCTCATTAGCTCTTCTCCTGCGCTAAAAAGCAGCTCGTTTTGAATGCGTTTGTCTCACGCGGatctgcggctgcagcgccagcaccgccatggGGGCTACTCGTGTCGAGGTGGCCTATTCGTGTTTCTCTGTGAGTCGTTGAGGCAAAAGCCAATCcctgccttctctctttaTGTACATAATGCATAGCGCTAATTCACCAGCGCAACCGACGAATTGGAGGTAAACGAAAAAGCAAAGGAGGTGGTCCGAACGGGATAGAGCGGATGGGGacacgctggcgccgccaATGCTATAGCGAATGCACACCTCTCCTAGCGCTCTTCTTTCGGCgttcgtttctttttctcttgctgACATGACGAGAATGTAATGATTTGCCATTTCCAGTTTTTTTTTAGCTGATACCCACCCTACCACACTCCCTCGCTCTTCATGTTTAGCACTTGCCGCCGCGTCTTCATCGCATcggttttcttttcttcATGTTCTCGATTGAATTTCTGCGCCCcaccctttctctcttttcacTGTTATGCCCCTGCCCCAGTGCTGTTTGAGCTGAGGCGGTGACGAGTGGGTTTAGGCGTGGGGCCCAGTGGGTGACAGATccgccaaaaaaaaagcgaacaAACAAACAACGAACCCCGGAGAGCAAACACACGAAAGGATcactttttctctcttttccttttcgctaGCCTTGGCGCCACGCTAGCCGGATGGGGCCTTGCCTACGTCATCTCTGGCGTACAGTGGTGTGGCGGCTCGTGCTTCGCAGAGGGCGCACAGTTTTCAAACGTATGTGGGGCACCACCCTACTTGACCGGCTCATTATCGCTCTCTCGCCGAAGGAGGTGTcgcggtgcgcgcgctctcggCTCCCCTCACCTCAGCTGCAATCGGGTACCGCTGCCTCTCCTGCACATGCTGTATTGACCGTCAGCGCGAAGTCCTTTGCTCCCCTTCTTCCCACTTTAGAACCTGGTCTCTTCTCAGTGGCTCCATAGGCGGTGCATTGTTTTGCACGCAGGGGCGCCTCTCGCCCACGTCCCAAagactctctctctctctcctcgacTCCGCGCAGTCAATCACCGCGTCTCCCTTGATGTCTTCAACGGCGTGCATGTAAGGCACATACGCACTCCCACCCTCACGCTCACAGAACACAGGTCGTTGGGGCTCTGCGACATCGCAGCTCGGAGTCCCTTATGACGGTAATACAGCTCTCTTCTCTACCGCTGGCGACGCAGATGCTACTGGATCCAGCGGTGGTACTCGATCAGGGCATCCTCGAGGAGTGGAAtgccgcgtgcgcggcagctgGCTCCCAGAGTATCGAACACACCGGCGTTGATCTTTCCTCGACTATGGCTAGGggcggtgccgtgcgccGACGCGAGCCACGGCGGCTCGTGGACACGAACGACTTCCTCAAGCTTGCAGAGGCTCTGGACACGCTCGCTGATGAGCTGAACGTGAATGCTGCCCTCGGTGGTGCATCACCGTCTTTGGCGGCAGAGCCACCCACGAAAGCCGCGAGACGCGATCTCAGCGTCGACGAGCTGGACCCGCTCGGGATGGACGGGCTGACGGGGGCACAATTAGAAGACGCGAAAGAGGCTCACCGGCTTTTTGGCGCGAAGGAGTacgcagccgccacggccgcttTCCTCCGTGTTTCCTCCGCCTGCCTGGCGCATGAGCTGACACCGGCTCTGCTCAACAATGTGGCGGTGTGTCACTTCGTGATGGAGCAGTGGAACGCGTGCGAGTCAACCACGCGGCGTGTGCTCGCTGTTGATGCGACAGAGCGCTATCCGAGCGCGCGACGACTGACGCGCGTCTTCATCTCACAGGGGCGCCTgcaagaggcgcagcaggccgtCAGCCCACATCGTGACGCCATCGACTGGGCCGCCGAAGTGGCGGCTGTGAAGGCTTGCACGAGCTACACCAACTTATACGCTGCCCATCAGTACAGCAAGGCGCTCGAGTGcttggaggtggtgctgtcACTTTGTCCTTGCGgcacgctggaggcggcaaaggcgcgtcttctctctctcgacaACACCGCGCAGGCAGTGAGCTACGCGGCGCAACGTTCCCGAGCTTATACGACGTCGACAGAGCTGCACTTCTGTTTGTGGTCTCTCACCTTCCACTCCGTCACCTCCGTTGTTGGACTCGACACCCTTCTCGCGGGCATGCAAGCCACACCTTTGGGCAGGTCGGAGCTGCGGTTTCGacacctgcacacgcacatcgcACGTTGCAAGGAGGCGTTTGCGAAGCTGCACGGCCTGCGGACTGCGCGACAGTGGCGCGAGGCAGCAACCTTTGTCACGCAAGTCCTCGCCGAGCCGTTTCTCCCAGATGGGCTGAAGGGTGTAATGTACTACGAGCGTGCGCGGGTCCTTGCTCAGCAGGCAAGCTGGTATGCCGCCCTTGACGATACGCACCGTGCACTGTCCTACACCGAGGAGGTATCTCTGCGTGCAAGCATGCTGCTTCTCGTCGCCCGTTGCGAGGAGGCACTTGGCCGCTTGACAGACGCCGTCTACCACACCGAAGAAAGCCTTTGCCTTGTCTCCAACGCTGCGGCCGTAGAGCAGCTGCGTTCGCTCAAGGCACACTTGGCACATGCGCAGGCGTCTACTGATGCTCCCAGAACAACACCCTGCACCACGTCGAAGGAGACACCGAAGGCGAAAACGAATGCCAACGCGTTTTTTCCAGTGTCTCGCGCATCACTTGATGTGCATTATAAaacgctctctctcccccgcagcgccggtgcagcagacgTGAAGAAGTCATACCGAGCCTTGGCGATAAAGTGGCACCCCGAtcggtggtgcagcgcttCGGATGAGGCCATACGCACCGCAGAATCGACCTTCAAGAAGATCCAGCACGCCTACGAAGAGATCATGAAGAGCGCCTCCTGAAAGAAATCACAGGGCGGTCACCgtttccctcccctcgcaAACATCACGAGCCTGTCTACATCTGCCTTGGCCCACCACAGAAACACCGCTGGAGAAGTGACGAAGAGGCAACAACACAACGAATGAGAATTGTCGCTAATCTAAGGAGACCTCCTCGCTACCCCCGCTGCTTCACATGTTCCTGGCGCACCTCCAATACCTGGGAATGGAGGCTGAACCAGTGCCGCATGGCATCGTCGCACCAACATCCTCCTCGTATAGATGCGTGCATCGAATGCATTGCTTACTTCAGCTCAACAGACTCTTTgaactctctctctctccacgtCTCTCACACCACTATCGCGGCTTGCCTcatctctccctttctcgtCCCCTGATGCACTGGGACAACCCCGGGCGCGCATCTACGCCAACGCTGGCATCCTCAGCATCGCCGCTCTCATCACTCCAGCACGTTTCGACTGCGCGAATCTTCATCTTTCACCTTTACGCAATACAGCACCCCACAGAATCTGACACTAGTGAATTTgctttttttcgtttgcttTGCTTTTCACCTAAACGACAGGGACGCTGACATTTCCTCCTTCCCCACCTCGCCAACTCATTTGCCGCGCACCTCTGTGTCACTGCAAGCCGTAGCGCTTCTTCCTGCGGAACCCTTCGGTCGATCTGTCGTTATTCATCGCACTGCGCAGCTTGACGGCTTCGGCACTTCCCAGCTGCTTTCGTCCCTCGGCTGCCCAAGCCGCTGTGCGCCATAACACACCCGTATACATTGTCATACGCACTCCTTCTTCACCTTTACGCGGCCGCACCTTCTCGTCTAACCAACCACGGCAACTACTTTGCTTCTCTATCTTCGGCCCTTATTATTATTATCAtccgcgcagcgccttcacCGCGTCTGTTTTTCGtcacctcttctccctgCGTTTTCCCTCGCGCTTTCAAATTCCCTAAATCGTGTTTCTCTCTGACCCGCTCTCCGATACACTCCCGTCCACCCTCCCTgattctcttttttcttgtgtttGCATCTCTTTGCCCGCTCTCCTACTACGCCGTTTCCCTCCCTCGCAGCCACTCGCCGCAGTCCCTCtgcgtgcctctctctctctatctcgGCAGTCTTGCTAccccttctttccttctgACGTCACTAGACGCGCACTCGCATCCTCGAAGGAGATCCGCTTGGCAAATGGGGCTCTTGACGACTGGCGGCGCCCCGATACAGTGGGGCACCGATGCAAATAGAAAGGCCATTCCGCACGTCAGAGAGCACGGCATTCAGCAGTTCCTCAACGTTTTCAAGAACAAAAAGGACCTCCATGGTATGCCGTTTCTCTGGGgagaggagctggagcacCAGCTAATCCAGATCCACGATAACACGGTTACCCTCAGCACGGAAAGTGCGATGGTAATGAACAAGCTGAGGGCGCGTCCTGACAACTGCGCCGTGTGGAACCCCGAATATGGAAGCTTCATGATCGAAAGCACGCCAGACCACCCGTACAGTCTGTCGGTGGAGAGCCTCGACTCGGTGCAGGACAACATCGAGCGGCGGTACGACATGCTCAACAAGGAGGCACCACCCGGCGTGGTCGGCACCACCTTTGTGACTTTCCCACTCATGGGCCAGGGCAACTTTGTCCACTGCAGTGATAAGAGTTCTCCGTACTCGCAGTCGCTTTTTGTTCCTGATGCGTGCATCAACCAAACGCATCCGCGCTTCGCGAACCTGACGGCAAACAttcgcctgcgccgcggtCAAAAGGTTTGCGTCCTGGTGCCTCTGTACATGGACTCCCGTACAATGCAGGACACGGTGGACCCCCAACTAAACATTGACCTGACTCCACACAACAAGGACATTTTTTACTCCATGAGAGAAAACGGCAGGAACATGACCGACGAACTCTACGCGGAGACGGACGCGTCTGCCGCTCTGCTAGTGCCCAGCAGCTCTCTCGATCCACGCGAGGACTACCCTGTCACCGAGACGCTGAAGCAGCTCTTCACCCCTGCTACGCTCTACTACTACGCACAGTACTTCACGGGACAGCGCCGCGAGCATATGCAGGAACGCTACAACGCGTGTAACTGCCCCGTAACCTTGGTCAGCCACCCGTGCATCTACATGGACTGCATGGCCTTTGGCATGGGTAACAGCGCTCTGCAAGTGACGATGCAGCTGGACAACATTCACGAGGCGCGCCACGTGTACGACCAGCTCGCCATCTTGTGCCCGGCATTTCTGGCTCTCAGCTCAGCCACGCCGTTCCAAAAGGGTCTTCTTTGCGACACCGATGTGCGCTGGCTGACTatcgccggcgctgtcgacgACCGccgcgtggaggaggtgccgcgTATTCTCAAGTCTCGCTACGACTCCATCTCCGTCTTCATCAGCGACAGAACCGAAAACCTCGAGGAATTCAACGATTCACAAATAGCGATAAACCGCTCGTACTGTGAACTTCTGAAGGACTCCGGTGTGGACGTGCGGTTGGCGAACCACATTGCACATTTGTTCATTCGAGATCCGCTTGTGATGTACGACAAGATGATCGACATCGATGACACGACGCACACGGAGCACTTTGACAACATCCAGTCCACTAACTGGCAGACAGTGCGCTTCAAGCCTCCGCCGATAGGAAACGACATTGGCTGGCGCGTTGAGTTCCGCGTGATGGATATTCAGCCAACACCGTTCGAAaacgccgccttcgccgtcttCATTCCGCTTCTCACCAAGGCCATCATCACCTACAAGCCCTGCTTTTACACCAAGATCTCCATCGTCGACGAGAATATGGGCCGCGCACATCGCATCAACCCGTGTGGAGAACAATACATTATGCGCAAGGACATTTTCGCCGACAAGtgcaccgccagcgacgaggagacgGCGAGGATGAGCATTGACGAGATCTTCAACGGCAAGGAGGGCGGCTTCTATGGACTCATCCCCCTCGTGTGCCGCTATCTAGACGACGAGGGGAAGCGAAGTCCCCTCGTAAACTCCTACCTGAAGTTCCTGTCAATGCGCGCCTCTGGCCGCATTCCCACACCTGCGCAGTACATGCGCAAGTTTGTCACGACACACCCCGACTACAAGCACGACTCACGCCTCACCGACAGCATCGCGCGTGACCTTGTGCAGCGCATGCACGGCCTGGCTGCGAATCAGATCCACGACGATGACTACCTTCCCATGAGCTTTTTCACGGCCGATACAGTAGAGAGCACCAAGTGAAGTCTTTCTTCTCATTCCCACGGACTGCAGAACGAAAGCGCCCAAGGCGTATGCTGCGTTCAGTCCCGCGCATGTGCGCTAAAGTCGACCCCGCTTTAAGCTATTTACTGAAGaaccacccctcccccaaaacaaaaaataaAGAAAGCATTCCagacaaaaaaaacaacaataTGGACCGTGTCTCACTTTTgccttccttcttttttcctgTGCTTTGCCTGCTGGCTTACGtccgcggcggagcagcaacgTTGGCGCATACAGCAGCAGTTCTCTCCCTCGTTTCTTCTGCTGATTGTGCGCTTactctgtgctgctgcgccatgcCTATTCTGATTTGTCTCGTATCCAGCGCTGTattccctctcttttccctaTTGCCCTCATGATGCCGGCCACCACACGCTGGCGTCATGATCCAATACTCACTCGTTGTGATAATGCCGAGCagcctgcagcctgccctctggtgcggctgcgggctCTCTGGCGCCGGTGGACAGGGCTtggctggcgctgtgccgaagAGACGTATAGCCATGCTCACGCCTGGACCAGCCCACTACGAGTCCTGCCCGCGTATtcagcacgtacacgcatCCACCATTTTTTATCCTGCTATTACTGCGCTGCGGTGATGTCGTGCGTAGTTCTGGGCCTCGGCTGCTGTGTATGCGCAGTAGAATGGCAGTGGGNNNNNNNNNNNNNNNNNNNNNNNNNNNNNNNNNNNNNNNNNNNNNNNNNNNNNNNNNNNNNNNNNNNNNNNNNNNNNNNNNNNNNNNNNNNNNNNNNNNNNNNNNNNNNNNNNNNNNNNNNNNNNNNNNNNNNNNNNNNNNNNNNNNNNNNNNNNNNNNNNNNNNNNNNNNNNNNNNNNNNNNNNNNNNNNNNNNNNNNNNNNNNNNNNNNNNNNNNNNNNNNNNNNNNNNNNNNNNNNNNNNNNNNNNNNNNNNNNNNNNNNNNNNNNNNNNNNNNNNNNNNNNNNNNNNNNNNNNNNNNNNNNNNNNNNNNNNNNNNNNNNNNNNNNNNNNNNNNNNNNNNNNNNNNNNNNNNNNNNNNNNNNNNNNNNNNNNNNNNNNNNNNNNNNNNNNNNNNNNNNNNNNNNNNNNNNNNNNNNNNNNNNNNNNNNNNNNNNNNNNNNNNNNNNNNNNNNNNNNNNNNNNNNNNNNNNNNNNNNNNNNNNNNNNNNNNNNNNNNNNNNNNNNNNNNNNNNNNNNNNNNNNNNNNNNNNNNNNNNNNNNNNNNNNNNNNNNNNNNNNNNNNNNNNNNNNNNNNNNNNNNNNNNNNNNNNNNNNNNNNNNNNNNNNNNNNNNNNNNNNNNNNNNNNNNNNNNNNNNNNNNNNNNNNNNNNNNNNNNNNNNNNNNNNNNNNNNNNNNNNNNNNNNNNNNNNNNNNNNNNNNNNNNNNNNNNNNNNNNNNNNNNNNNNNNNNNNNNNNNNNNNNNNNNNNNNNNNNNNNNNNNNNNNNNNNNNNNNNNNNNNNNNNNNNNNNNNNNNNNNNNNNNNNNNNNNNNNNNNNNNNNNNNNNNNNNNNNNNNNNNNNNNNNNNNNNNNNNNNNNNNNNNNNNNNNNNNNNNNNNNNNNNNNNNNNNNNNNNNNNNNNNNNNNNNNNNNNNNNNNNNNNNNNNNCGTGCCCAGCTTCTTGCAAGTATGCAATAGCATTCTGTGTTCTGCAAGAGACGCATTCCATCCT
The window above is part of the Leishmania donovani BPK282A1 complete genome, chromosome 18 genome. Proteins encoded here:
- a CDS encoding chaperone protein DNAj, putative; its protein translation is MTVIQLSSLPLATQMLLDPAVVLDQGILEEWNAACAAAGSQSIEHTGVDLSSTMARGGAVRRREPRRLVDTNDFLKLAEALDTLADELNVNAALGGASPSLAAEPPTKAARRDLSVDELDPLGMDGLTGAQLEDAKEAHRLFGAKEYAAATAAFLRVSSACLAHELTPALLNNVAVCHFVMEQWNACESTTRRVLAVDATERYPSARRLTRVFISQGRLQEAQQAVSPHRDAIDWAAEVAAVKACTSYTNLYAAHQYSKALECLEVVLSLCPCGTLEAAKARLLSLDNTAQAVSYAAQRSRAYTTSTELHFCLWSLTFHSVTSVVGLDTLLAGMQATPLGRSELRFRHLHTHIARCKEAFAKLHGLRTARQWREAATFVTQVLAEPFLPDGLKGVMYYERARVLAQQASWYAALDDTHRALSYTEEVSLRASMLLLVARCEEALGRLTDAVYHTEESLCLVSNAAAVEQLRSLKAHLAHAQASTDAPRTTPCTTSKETPKAKTNANAFFPVSRASLDVHYKTLSLPRSAGAADVKKSYRALAIKWHPDRWCSASDEAIRTAESTFKKIQHAYEEIMKSAS
- a CDS encoding gamma-glutamylcysteine synthetase, putative yields the protein MGLLTTGGAPIQWGTDANRKAIPHVREHGIQQFLNVFKNKKDLHGMPFLWGEELEHQLIQIHDNTVTLSTESAMVMNKLRARPDNCAVWNPEYGSFMIESTPDHPYSLSVESLDSVQDNIERRYDMLNKEAPPGVVGTTFVTFPLMGQGNFVHCSDKSSPYSQSLFVPDACINQTHPRFANLTANIRLRRGQKVCVLVPLYMDSRTMQDTVDPQLNIDLTPHNKDIFYSMRENGRNMTDELYAETDASAALLVPSSSLDPREDYPVTETLKQLFTPATLYYYAQYFTGQRREHMQERYNACNCPVTLVSHPCIYMDCMAFGMGNSALQVTMQLDNIHEARHVYDQLAILCPAFLALSSATPFQKGLLCDTDVRWLTIAGAVDDRRVEEVPRILKSRYDSISVFISDRTENLEEFNDSQIAINRSYCELLKDSGVDVRLANHIAHLFIRDPLVMYDKMIDIDDTTHTEHFDNIQSTNWQTVRFKPPPIGNDIGWRVEFRVMDIQPTPFENAAFAVFIPLLTKAIITYKPCFYTKISIVDENMGRAHRINPCGEQYIMRKDIFADKCTASDEETARMSIDEIFNGKEGGFYGLIPLVCRYLDDEGKRSPLVNSYLKFLSMRASGRIPTPAQYMRKFVTTHPDYKHDSRLTDSIARDLVQRMHGLAANQIHDDDYLPMSFFTADTVESTK